The Candidatus Syntrophosphaera sp. genomic interval GGAAAACGGCGGGATCGTCCAGGTCACCGTAAACAAAGACGTAACCGACACCGCCTCCAAGCTGTTCTTCCTGGACCGCAACGACAACCTGATCATCGGAACCGCCCTCTATTTCCGGGACAAATACCCCGATCACGAGGTCACCCTGGTCTCCAAAGACGCCAATGTCCGCATCAAAGCAGACGCCGTGGGCATCAACGCGGAAAACTACGAGACCGACACCATCAAGTTTGAGGAGCTCTACACCGGCTGGGAGACGATGGAGCTGGAAGACTCGGTGTTTGACGAGATCAATGGCAAGAAATACATCCCCAATAGCTTCGGGGAACTGTATCCCAACCAGTTTGTCCGCTTCGTCAAAAAATCCGACCCGGAAAGCATCAAAACCCTGCGTTACCTCAAATCGAACAACGCGCTCTACACCCTGCAAAGCTATCTGGGGCAGGAGGTTTTCGGCATCAAGGCCCGCAATTACGAACAGGAAATGGCGCTCGACCTGCTCCTCGACGACACGATCAGGCTGGTCAGCCTGTCTGGAATAGCCGGAACGGGCAAAACACTTCTGGCCATGGCCGCCGGCTTGCAGAAGGTGGTGGAGGAAAGCAAATACACCCGGCTGGTGATCTCACGCCCCATCTCTCCGCTGGGCAAGGATCTGGGCTATCTGCCGGGCTCCAAATCAGACAAATTCAACCCCTGGATGCAGCCGATCTATGACAACATGGACATCCTGCTCTCCCTCCACGACGATATCAAGGCCGACAACATGAAGTCCAAACGCAAGCCCAGCCTGGAAGATTTTTTGGATTACGGCTTTTTGGAGCTGGAACCGCTCACCTATATCCGCGGACGCAGCCTGCCGGACCAGTTCATCATCATCGACGAGGCGCAAAACCTCACCCCGCATGAGATGAAGACCATCATCACCCGCGCCGGGGAAAACACCAAGCTCGTCCTCACCGGCGATCCCTACCAGATCGACATTCCCTACCTGGATTCCTCTTCCAACGGGCTTTCCGTGGCTGTGGAAAAGCTTAAGCAGGAAGATATCGTGGGCCACATCACCCTGGCCAAAGGCGAGCGCTCCCAACTGGCTGATCTGGCCGCCAAATACTTTTAGG includes:
- a CDS encoding PhoH family protein, translated to MAKKIYILDTNVLIHNPQSLFSFEENRVVIPIVVIEEIDQFKKGVDEKSRNARQIGRYLDSLRAGGSLQEGVQMENGGIVQVTVNKDVTDTASKLFFLDRNDNLIIGTALYFRDKYPDHEVTLVSKDANVRIKADAVGINAENYETDTIKFEELYTGWETMELEDSVFDEINGKKYIPNSFGELYPNQFVRFVKKSDPESIKTLRYLKSNNALYTLQSYLGQEVFGIKARNYEQEMALDLLLDDTIRLVSLSGIAGTGKTLLAMAAGLQKVVEESKYTRLVISRPISPLGKDLGYLPGSKSDKFNPWMQPIYDNMDILLSLHDDIKADNMKSKRKPSLEDFLDYGFLELEPLTYIRGRSLPDQFIIIDEAQNLTPHEMKTIITRAGENTKLVLTGDPYQIDIPYLDSSSNGLSVAVEKLKQEDIVGHITLAKGERSQLADLAAKYF